The following coding sequences are from one Chondrinema litorale window:
- a CDS encoding DUF1684 domain-containing protein → MKKILCNVLILISFTGICLAQDYKKEIKEFQKELNEEYKNPDESPLSTKDRKKFKGHDFFPIDEKYRVEAKFVKTANAMPFKMKTSANVFQNYDIYGVVSFEIDGEEFKLNIYQSHSLRETEEYKDYLFLPFTDLTNGTETYRGGRYIDLSIPSDNTIVIDFNKAYNPYCAYSTGYSCPIPPKENNLDIKVEAGIKNNHL, encoded by the coding sequence ATGAAAAAGATACTATGCAATGTTTTGATTTTAATAAGCTTTACGGGTATTTGCTTGGCGCAAGATTACAAGAAAGAAATAAAAGAATTTCAGAAAGAACTCAACGAAGAATATAAAAATCCAGATGAGTCTCCCTTAAGCACAAAAGACCGAAAGAAATTTAAAGGTCATGATTTTTTCCCGATAGATGAAAAATACAGAGTGGAAGCAAAATTTGTTAAAACAGCGAATGCTATGCCTTTTAAGATGAAAACATCTGCCAATGTATTTCAAAATTACGATATATATGGTGTTGTATCTTTTGAGATTGACGGTGAAGAGTTTAAACTTAACATCTACCAAAGCCATTCTTTAAGAGAAACAGAAGAATATAAAGACTATCTTTTTCTACCTTTTACAGATTTAACTAATGGCACTGAAACCTACAGAGGAGGGCGCTACATAGATCTAAGCATTCCATCAGACAATACAATAGTTATAGATTTTAATAAAGCTTATAACCCATACTGTGCTTATAGTACTGGCTATTCTTGCCCGATACCACCAAAAGAAAATAACCTAGATATTAAGGTTGAAGCTGGCATCAAAAACAATCATTTATAA